The genomic interval TTGCCTGAGGGCTTAATTTAGATGATCGGTTGACAAGTTGAATTGTTGATTAAGCACAAATGATTTAATCCACTTACTATTTGAACTGCCAAACAAGCTGTAGCTCGCTTATCAACAAAAACTGATGAATTTTGTTGTACTGACAATTTTCCCGGAAATGTTTGACACGTTCTGGGCTCATGGGATTATCCGCAGGGCGATCGAAAATAAAAAGATTTTTGTTTCGGCCGTAAACATTCGAGATTACACCGAAGATCGGCACCAGGTGACGGATGACCGGCCCTACGGCGGCGGCAGCGGGATGGTGATGAAACCTGAGCCCCTGGCGAGGGCGATTCGGGCGGCCTCCAACGCGCAACCGGGGGCCAGAACGGTATTGCTGACACCCCAGGGAGAGGTATTCAACCAGAAAGTGGCCCATGAACTGGCGTCTCTAAGTACGCTTGTTCTGGTCTGCGGTCGCTACGAGGGTGTTGATGAACGAATCTGTCACGATCTTATTGATTATGAAATTTCCATCGGTGACTATGTCCTTACCGGTGGTGAACTGGCCGGAATGATCATAGTAGACGCCGTCACACGTTTGATTCCCGGCGCCCTTGGCGGCGAGAATGCGGCTGAAAATGACTCGTTTGCAAACGGTTTACTGGAACACGCTCACTACACAAGACCCAGAACGTTCGAAGACAAGGAGGTTCCGGAGATACTGCTCTCCGGCCATCACCGGGAAATTGAAAAATGGCGCCTCAAATCTTCTTTGATTCGTACCTTTTTAAAAAGACCTGATCTGTTACAGGAAAAAACCCTGAATAGTGAAGAAATCGAAATATTGGAAAACTGGCATCGTGACATTGAGGAGATCTTAAT from Acidiferrobacteraceae bacterium carries:
- the trmD gene encoding tRNA (guanosine(37)-N1)-methyltransferase TrmD produces the protein MNFVVLTIFPEMFDTFWAHGIIRRAIENKKIFVSAVNIRDYTEDRHQVTDDRPYGGGSGMVMKPEPLARAIRAASNAQPGARTVLLTPQGEVFNQKVAHELASLSTLVLVCGRYEGVDERICHDLIDYEISIGDYVLTGGELAGMIIVDAVTRLIPGALGGENAAENDSFANGLLEHAHYTRPRTFEDKEVPEILLSGHHREIEKWRLKSSLIRTFLKRPDLLQEKTLNSEEIEILENWHRDIEEIL